The following are encoded in a window of Mycobacteriales bacterium genomic DNA:
- a CDS encoding AtpZ/AtpI family protein: MPQRQPTVWDLVTLGTTTVACLVGGLVVGLLVDQHLHTVPVYTLVGLGVGIVAAALITYVRVRKYLKS, from the coding sequence GTGCCCCAGCGCCAGCCGACGGTGTGGGATCTGGTCACCCTGGGCACGACAACGGTCGCCTGCCTGGTGGGTGGGCTCGTCGTGGGCCTGCTGGTGGACCAGCACCTGCACACCGTCCCCGTCTACACCCTGGTCGGCTTGGGGGTGGGCATCGTGGCCGCCGCACTGATCACATACGTTCGAGTTCGCAAATACCTCAAGAGTTGA
- a CDS encoding F0F1 ATP synthase subunit C: MAVSNHAVQLAGAFVGGGLALGGGAIGAAVGDGLAGSQTIAGVARQPEAQGRLFSIFFLTVGLVEAMYFINLAFMALFVFVLAK, translated from the coding sequence ATGGCTGTTTCCAATCACGCGGTGCAGCTGGCGGGTGCGTTCGTCGGCGGCGGCTTGGCACTCGGTGGCGGTGCCATCGGGGCGGCGGTCGGTGACGGACTCGCGGGTAGCCAGACGATCGCCGGCGTGGCCCGCCAGCCCGAGGCCCAGGGTCGACTGTTCTCGATCTTCTTCCTGACCGTCGGCCTCGTTGAGGCCATGTACTTCATCAACCTGGCGTTCATGGCTCTGTTCGTCTTCGTGTTGGCGAAGTAA
- the atpB gene encoding F0F1 ATP synthase subunit A, whose protein sequence is MSSTHSVQAIEIEINNHVVFGGINVDTVWATLVAGAVVIILGLLVARRATPGVPSGLQLFWESVVAQVQEQVEQSIGMRVAPFAVPIAVTIFVFVLVCNWLEIIPTHGALPSPTADVNLTFALALVVIVWVHWFGVKRRGAKEYFGHFFKPWYLAPINIIEEIAKPITLALRLFGNIFSSAIMLSLIALFPAFLLWLPNAVYKLFDMAIGVIQAFIFALLTILYFSFAAASNQEDH, encoded by the coding sequence ATGAGCAGCACGCACTCGGTGCAGGCCATCGAGATCGAGATCAACAACCACGTCGTCTTCGGGGGCATCAACGTCGACACGGTGTGGGCGACGCTCGTCGCCGGCGCCGTCGTGATCATCCTGGGTCTGTTGGTGGCCCGCCGGGCGACGCCCGGCGTGCCGTCCGGCCTGCAGCTCTTCTGGGAATCGGTCGTCGCGCAGGTTCAGGAGCAGGTCGAACAGTCGATCGGCATGCGGGTCGCGCCGTTCGCCGTGCCGATCGCCGTGACGATCTTCGTCTTCGTCCTGGTGTGCAACTGGCTGGAGATCATCCCGACGCACGGAGCCCTGCCGTCACCTACGGCAGACGTCAACCTGACGTTCGCCTTGGCCCTCGTCGTCATCGTGTGGGTGCACTGGTTCGGGGTGAAGCGCCGCGGGGCGAAGGAATACTTCGGTCACTTCTTCAAGCCGTGGTACCTCGCTCCGATCAACATCATCGAGGAGATCGCCAAGCCGATCACCCTCGCGCTGCGGCTCTTCGGCAACATCTTCTCCTCGGCGATCATGTTGTCGTTGATCGCGCTGTTCCCGGCGTTCCTGCTGTGGCTGCCGAATGCCGTCTACAAGTTGTTCGACATGGCGATCGGCGTCATTCAGGCGTTCATCTTCGCGCTGCTGACCATCCTCTACTTCAGCTTCGCCGCAGCCTCCAATCAGGAGGATCACTGA
- a CDS encoding F0F1 ATP synthase subunit B has product MHTEAASIFLIPNATFIAELVAFLVILAVLWRWVVPPIQKAMRERQELIRTQLEESREAKEKLESARSEYEESLHEARAKAAEIRENARAEAQAIVEEMRTQAQTEADRIRVRGEEQLAAQRRQVIAELRTEIGQMSVQLASRIVGESLDDDARRHGTVDRFIGELDELSAGGDSPDVTVPR; this is encoded by the coding sequence ATGCATACCGAAGCAGCGAGCATCTTCCTGATCCCGAATGCGACCTTCATCGCTGAGCTGGTCGCGTTTCTGGTCATCCTCGCGGTGTTGTGGCGCTGGGTCGTGCCGCCCATCCAGAAGGCAATGCGCGAGCGGCAGGAGCTGATCAGGACCCAGCTCGAGGAGAGTCGGGAGGCGAAGGAGAAGCTCGAGTCCGCCCGCTCGGAGTACGAGGAGTCGCTGCACGAGGCACGTGCCAAGGCGGCGGAGATCCGGGAGAACGCGCGGGCCGAGGCGCAGGCCATCGTCGAGGAGATGCGCACCCAGGCTCAGACCGAGGCCGACCGGATCAGGGTCCGCGGCGAGGAACAGCTCGCGGCGCAGCGGCGCCAGGTCATAGCGGAGCTGCGGACCGAGATCGGGCAGATGTCGGTGCAGCTCGCGAGCCGCATCGTCGGTGAGTCGCTCGACGACGACGCACGCCGGCACGGCACCGTCGACCGCTTCATCGGGGAGCTCGACGAGCTGTCCGCCGGCGGTGACAGCCCGGACGTCACGGTGCCGCGCTGA
- the glyA gene encoding serine hydroxymethyltransferase, with the protein MSTPFWGPDFDALAAEDPEIAGVVLGELERLRGGLQLIASENLTSPAVLAALGSTLSNKYAEGYPGRRYYGGCSEVDKAEEIGIARAKELFGAEHANLQPHSGASANLAAYAALLQPGDTVLAMSLPHGGHLTHGSPVNFSGKWFHTIGYSVKRDTELIDYDEVRDLAREHRPKMIICGATAYPRLIDFAAFRAIADEVGAALMVDAAHFIGLVAGKAIPSPVPFADVVTFTTHKVLRGPRGGMIVCTEDMAKRIDKAVFPFSQGGPLMHAVAAKAVALKEALQPSFQDYARQVISNAQALAEGLAADGMRPVSGGTDTHLALIDLQQLGVTGRAAEARCDAARITLNKNAIPYDPAKPMIASGIRVGTPSVTTQGMGESDMKEIASLIGRAVRADPETDAGRATLADVSATVEALVSRYPAYPRPEIAATAGG; encoded by the coding sequence ATGAGCACACCGTTCTGGGGCCCGGATTTCGATGCACTGGCTGCCGAGGATCCGGAGATCGCGGGGGTGGTGCTCGGCGAGCTGGAGCGCCTGCGCGGCGGGTTGCAGTTGATCGCCAGCGAAAACCTCACCAGCCCGGCGGTCCTGGCCGCGCTCGGCAGCACACTGTCCAACAAGTACGCCGAGGGCTACCCCGGCCGCCGCTACTACGGCGGCTGCTCAGAGGTCGACAAGGCCGAGGAGATCGGCATCGCCCGCGCCAAGGAGCTCTTCGGCGCCGAGCACGCCAACCTGCAGCCGCATTCGGGGGCGAGCGCCAACCTCGCCGCCTATGCCGCGCTCCTGCAGCCCGGTGACACGGTGCTGGCCATGTCGCTGCCGCACGGCGGACACCTGACCCACGGCAGTCCGGTCAACTTCTCCGGCAAGTGGTTCCACACCATCGGCTATTCGGTGAAACGCGACACCGAGCTCATCGACTACGACGAGGTGCGCGACCTGGCCCGTGAGCACCGGCCGAAGATGATCATCTGCGGGGCCACGGCGTACCCGCGGTTGATCGACTTCGCCGCCTTCCGCGCCATCGCCGACGAGGTCGGCGCCGCCCTCATGGTCGACGCCGCCCACTTCATCGGACTGGTCGCCGGTAAGGCGATCCCGAGCCCGGTGCCCTTCGCCGACGTGGTCACCTTCACCACGCACAAGGTTCTGCGCGGTCCGCGCGGCGGGATGATCGTGTGCACCGAGGACATGGCCAAGCGAATCGACAAGGCCGTCTTCCCGTTCTCGCAGGGCGGGCCGCTCATGCACGCGGTCGCGGCCAAGGCGGTCGCGCTGAAGGAGGCGCTCCAGCCGTCCTTCCAGGACTACGCCCGTCAGGTGATCTCCAATGCCCAGGCGCTGGCCGAGGGACTGGCCGCCGACGGGATGCGCCCGGTCTCCGGCGGCACCGACACCCATCTGGCGTTGATCGACCTCCAGCAGCTCGGCGTCACCGGGCGCGCGGCGGAGGCGCGCTGCGACGCCGCCCGGATCACGCTGAACAAGAACGCCATCCCCTACGACCCGGCCAAACCGATGATCGCGTCCGGGATCCGGGTCGGGACCCCGTCGGTCACCACCCAGGGCATGGGGGAGAGCGACATGAAGGAGATCGCCTCCCTCATCGGCCGCGCGGTCCGGGCCGACCCGGAGACCGACGCCGGCCGGGCGACGCTTGCCGACGTCTCGGCGACCGTCGAGGCGCTGGTCAGCCGATATCCGGCGTACCCGCGCCCGGAGATCGCGGCGACGGCCGGGGGCTGA
- a CDS encoding ATP synthase subunit I — MNEGPALPAVPVHAAANLRKSMLLALPVAVLAVVILWLFGHPLAGLFVIVGLGLGAVNSALVQRSVVGYAGSSATHRKQRFVGGVFVRLGAITLVALALVLTVRPDGLGVLGGLAIFQLLMVGNASMPLIKELRKA, encoded by the coding sequence GTGAACGAAGGACCGGCGCTGCCGGCCGTACCCGTGCACGCAGCCGCGAACCTCCGGAAGTCGATGCTGCTGGCACTTCCGGTCGCCGTCCTTGCGGTGGTCATCCTCTGGTTGTTCGGCCATCCGCTCGCCGGCCTCTTCGTCATCGTCGGACTCGGTCTGGGCGCGGTCAACAGTGCTCTGGTCCAGCGCTCGGTCGTCGGTTACGCCGGCAGCAGTGCGACCCATCGCAAGCAGCGGTTCGTCGGCGGGGTCTTCGTCCGGCTCGGCGCGATCACGTTGGTCGCCCTCGCTCTGGTGTTGACCGTCCGACCCGACGGGCTCGGGGTACTGGGGGGGCTCGCGATCTTCCAATTGCTGATGGTGGGCAACGCGTCAATGCCCCTGATCAAGGAGCTGCGCAAGGCATGA
- the atpA gene encoding F0F1 ATP synthase subunit alpha, with translation MAELTISSEEIRSAIENYVSSYSPEISREEVGTVTDTGDGIAHVEGLPSAMANELLEFEGGVLGLALNLDVRDIGVILLGDGSKIEEGQPVKRTGEVLSVPVGDAYLGRVVDPLGHPLDGQGEVKTTERRPLETQAPSVVERQPVKEPMQTGLKAIDAMTPIGRGQRQLIIGDRQTGKTAIAVDTIINQRENWESGDPKRQVKCIYVAIGQKASTIATVRSALEEHGAMEYTTIVAAPASDPPGFKYMAPYTGSALGQHWMYQGQHALVIFDDLTKQAEAYRAVSLLLRRPPGREAYPGDVFYLHSRLLERCAKLSDELGGGSLTGLPIIETKANDISAYIPTNVISITDGQIYFDPDLFNSGQRPAIDVGNSVSRVGGSAQIRAMKSISGTMRIDLAQYGDLEAFASFGSDLDAASKAQLARGERIYELLKQPQFSPMPVERQVVAIWAGTTGQLDDVPVADVRKFEADFLDYVGRQHEDVYRSIKDTGSLDDENEALLKEAISSFRDGFETSDGSTLGKEAEADALDESEVGQEKVTRYSPPKPEKKD, from the coding sequence ATGGCGGAGCTGACGATCTCCTCCGAAGAGATTCGGAGCGCGATCGAGAACTACGTGTCCTCCTATTCGCCGGAGATCTCCCGCGAAGAGGTCGGGACGGTGACCGACACCGGCGACGGGATCGCCCACGTCGAAGGCCTGCCCTCGGCGATGGCCAACGAGCTGCTGGAGTTCGAGGGCGGCGTCCTCGGCCTCGCGCTCAACCTCGACGTCCGCGACATCGGCGTGATCCTCCTGGGTGACGGCAGCAAGATCGAGGAGGGACAGCCGGTCAAGCGGACCGGCGAGGTGCTCTCGGTGCCGGTCGGCGACGCCTACCTCGGCCGGGTCGTCGACCCGCTCGGTCATCCGCTGGACGGCCAGGGTGAGGTCAAGACCACCGAACGGCGGCCGCTGGAGACGCAGGCACCCTCCGTCGTCGAGCGGCAGCCGGTGAAGGAGCCGATGCAGACCGGCCTCAAGGCCATCGACGCGATGACCCCCATCGGGCGCGGCCAGCGGCAGCTGATCATCGGCGACCGGCAGACCGGCAAGACGGCGATCGCGGTCGACACGATCATCAACCAGCGCGAGAACTGGGAGTCCGGCGACCCCAAGCGTCAGGTCAAGTGCATCTACGTCGCCATCGGGCAGAAGGCGTCGACCATCGCCACGGTCCGGTCCGCGCTGGAGGAGCACGGCGCGATGGAATACACGACCATCGTCGCGGCGCCCGCCTCCGACCCGCCGGGTTTCAAGTACATGGCCCCCTACACCGGCTCGGCGCTCGGCCAGCACTGGATGTACCAGGGGCAGCACGCCCTGGTGATCTTCGACGACCTGACCAAGCAGGCCGAGGCCTACCGCGCGGTGTCCCTGCTGCTGCGCCGTCCGCCCGGCCGCGAGGCCTACCCCGGTGACGTTTTCTACCTGCACTCCCGGCTGCTCGAGCGCTGCGCGAAGCTGTCCGACGAGCTGGGCGGCGGGTCGCTGACCGGGTTGCCGATCATCGAGACCAAGGCCAATGACATCTCGGCCTACATCCCGACCAACGTCATCTCGATCACCGACGGTCAGATCTACTTCGACCCCGATCTCTTCAACTCCGGGCAGCGACCGGCGATCGACGTCGGCAACTCGGTCTCCCGGGTCGGCGGAAGCGCGCAGATCCGGGCGATGAAGAGCATCTCCGGAACGATGCGGATCGACCTCGCGCAGTACGGCGACCTGGAGGCCTTCGCGTCCTTCGGCTCGGACCTCGACGCCGCATCCAAGGCCCAGCTGGCCCGCGGCGAGCGGATCTACGAGCTGCTCAAGCAGCCGCAGTTCTCTCCGATGCCGGTCGAGCGGCAGGTCGTCGCGATCTGGGCCGGGACCACCGGCCAGCTCGACGACGTACCGGTCGCCGACGTCCGCAAGTTCGAGGCCGACTTCCTGGACTACGTCGGTCGCCAGCACGAGGACGTCTACCGCTCGATCAAGGACACCGGCTCGCTCGACGACGAGAACGAGGCCCTCCTCAAGGAGGCGATCTCCAGTTTCCGGGACGGCTTCGAGACCTCGGACGGCTCGACCCTTGGGAAAGAGGCCGAGGCCGACGCGCTCGACGAGAGCGAGGTGGGCCAGGAGAAGGTCACCCGCTACAGCCCGCCGAAGCCTGAGAAGAAGGACTGA
- a CDS encoding F0F1 ATP synthase subunit gamma, with the protein MATSLRVYRQQIRSIESTKKITKAMELIAASRIAKARARVEDSRPYADEITRALTALASNASVDHPLLAERPEPKRAAVLLVTSDRGLAGGYSANAIRRAEELQALLREEGKEPRLYVIGRKGVGYYRFRDRPIVADWTGFSEQPGYSDAREAGQTLIRAFEAGGDDTAEGPGDDQIEGVDEVHIVYTEFRSMVTQEPVAKRIAPMVVEESDEPPPEGALPQYEFEPEPEALLDAMLPKYITTRLYSALLESAASESAARQRAMKSASDNADELVENLTREANQARQSQITQEISEIVGGADALAASG; encoded by the coding sequence ATGGCGACCAGCCTTCGCGTCTACCGCCAGCAGATCCGGTCGATCGAGTCGACCAAGAAGATCACCAAGGCGATGGAGCTCATCGCCGCGTCGCGGATCGCCAAGGCACGTGCGCGCGTCGAGGACAGCCGGCCCTACGCCGACGAGATCACCCGCGCGCTCACCGCGCTGGCCAGCAACGCGTCGGTGGATCATCCGCTGCTCGCGGAGCGGCCCGAGCCCAAGCGCGCGGCGGTGCTGCTGGTCACCAGCGACCGCGGTCTGGCCGGTGGCTACAGCGCCAACGCGATCCGGCGGGCGGAGGAGTTGCAGGCCCTGCTCAGGGAGGAGGGCAAGGAGCCCCGCCTCTACGTGATCGGCCGCAAGGGCGTCGGCTACTACCGGTTCCGCGACCGTCCGATCGTGGCGGACTGGACCGGGTTCTCCGAGCAGCCGGGCTATTCCGACGCGCGTGAGGCCGGCCAGACCCTGATCCGGGCCTTCGAGGCCGGCGGGGACGACACTGCCGAAGGCCCCGGCGACGACCAGATCGAGGGCGTCGACGAGGTCCACATCGTCTACACCGAGTTCCGTTCCATGGTGACCCAGGAGCCGGTGGCCAAGCGGATCGCGCCGATGGTGGTCGAGGAATCCGACGAGCCGCCGCCGGAAGGGGCACTGCCGCAGTACGAGTTCGAGCCGGAGCCCGAGGCGCTGCTCGACGCGATGCTGCCGAAGTACATCACCACCCGGCTCTACTCGGCCCTGCTCGAGTCCGCGGCGTCGGAGTCGGCCGCCCGGCAGCGGGCGATGAAGTCGGCCAGCGACAACGCCGACGAGCTGGTCGAAAACCTGACCCGTGAGGCCAACCAGGCCCGCCAGTCCCAGATCACCCAAGAGATCAGCGAGATCGTGGGCGGCGCCGACGCGCTCGCCGCATCCGGCTGA
- a CDS encoding MraY family glycosyltransferase → MREYALVLCVAAAVTFLLTPIVRLVAVKWGAMQQPRDRDVHTIPTPKLGGVAMYGGVAAALLVAHRMPTLQRTFANSSETSAILIAGGLICAVGVIDDRWGLDALTKLAGQIVAAGVMVLLGVQLLLFYLPFGVGTVLLGRDEAVPLTVLLCVLVVNALNFIDGLDGLAAGVAAIAGLAFFLYAYHLGKVGYGDVAYTPTLISAVLAGSCIGFLPHNFQPARTFMGDSGAMLIGLLLASAATTATTADPQSFGSLAGALPLLLPLLIPLIVLAVPFVDLVLAVVRRVKAGRSPFTADKLHLHHRLLEIGHSQRRAVLLIYFWAALLAFGGVSISITSSPALVLSMVGALAVVALVLSSIPRLRALRRPTR, encoded by the coding sequence ATGCGCGAATATGCCCTCGTCCTCTGCGTCGCCGCGGCGGTCACGTTTCTGCTGACCCCGATAGTCCGGCTGGTGGCGGTCAAGTGGGGGGCGATGCAACAACCGCGCGACCGTGACGTGCACACCATCCCGACACCGAAGCTCGGCGGTGTCGCGATGTACGGCGGGGTGGCCGCGGCGCTGCTGGTCGCCCACCGGATGCCCACGTTGCAGCGGACGTTCGCCAACTCCTCCGAGACCTCGGCGATCCTCATCGCCGGCGGCCTGATCTGCGCGGTCGGCGTGATCGACGACCGCTGGGGACTGGACGCGCTCACCAAACTCGCCGGTCAGATCGTCGCGGCCGGCGTCATGGTGCTGCTCGGTGTGCAGCTGCTGCTGTTCTACCTGCCGTTCGGGGTCGGGACCGTGCTGCTCGGCCGGGACGAAGCGGTGCCGCTGACGGTCCTGCTCTGCGTACTCGTCGTCAACGCGTTGAACTTCATCGACGGGCTCGACGGGCTCGCCGCCGGGGTGGCGGCGATCGCCGGTCTGGCGTTCTTCCTCTACGCCTACCACCTCGGAAAGGTCGGTTACGGCGACGTCGCCTATACGCCGACGCTGATCAGCGCCGTGCTGGCCGGGTCGTGCATCGGGTTCCTGCCGCACAACTTCCAACCGGCCCGCACGTTCATGGGGGATTCGGGGGCGATGCTGATCGGCCTGCTGCTCGCCTCCGCGGCCACCACGGCGACCACCGCCGACCCGCAGTCCTTCGGCAGCCTCGCCGGCGCCCTGCCGCTGCTGCTTCCACTGCTGATCCCACTCATCGTGCTGGCCGTGCCGTTCGTCGACCTGGTCCTCGCCGTAGTCCGCCGGGTCAAAGCGGGGCGATCGCCGTTCACCGCCGACAAACTCCACCTGCATCACCGGCTGCTCGAGATCGGTCACTCCCAACGTCGCGCGGTGCTCCTGATCTACTTCTGGGCGGCGTTGCTGGCCTTCGGCGGGGTGTCGATATCGATCACGTCCAGCCCCGCGCTGGTGCTCTCGATGGTCGGCGCGCTCGCCGTCGTCGCCCTGGTTCTGTCGAGCATTCCGCGGCTTCGCGCGCTCCGCCGACCCACCCGCTGA
- a CDS encoding L-threonylcarbamoyladenylate synthase, with product MSLLYDCSDPQDRADGLTAAEAAVKRDELIVLPTDTVYGLGAEAFSPGAVDALLTAKGRGRDMPPPVLVGSWSGLDGLVVAVHPDARDLIEAFWPGGLTIIVEHASSLAWDLGDTRGTVAVRMPAHPVALDLLTRTGPMAVSSANRTGSPAATTMEEARDQLGESVTVYLDGGPCSDPVPSSIVDLTGSDPVLRRVGAISAEALREVVSDLVVPDDTPGR from the coding sequence GTGAGCCTCCTCTACGACTGCTCCGACCCGCAGGACCGGGCGGACGGCCTCACGGCGGCCGAGGCCGCGGTGAAACGGGACGAGCTCATCGTGCTCCCGACCGACACCGTCTACGGCCTGGGCGCGGAGGCGTTCAGCCCCGGCGCCGTCGATGCTCTCCTCACGGCCAAGGGCCGCGGCCGCGACATGCCGCCCCCGGTGCTGGTCGGCTCCTGGTCCGGCCTGGACGGCCTCGTCGTCGCCGTGCACCCCGACGCCCGGGATCTCATCGAGGCCTTCTGGCCGGGCGGCCTGACGATCATCGTCGAACACGCGTCGTCGCTGGCCTGGGACCTAGGGGACACCCGGGGGACGGTCGCCGTACGGATGCCCGCCCACCCGGTCGCGCTCGATCTGCTGACCCGGACCGGCCCCATGGCCGTTTCCAGCGCCAACCGCACCGGCTCGCCGGCGGCCACGACCATGGAGGAGGCGCGGGATCAGCTGGGCGAATCGGTCACCGTCTACCTCGACGGCGGCCCGTGCAGCGACCCGGTGCCGTCCAGCATCGTCGATCTGACCGGTTCCGACCCGGTCCTGCGCCGGGTCGGGGCGATCAGCGCGGAAGCCCTGCGCGAAGTCGTTTCCGACCTCGTCGTACCGGACGACACCCCGGGGCGCTAG
- a CDS encoding F0F1 ATP synthase subunit delta has product MHGVSRESLSSVDQTLDEQLRDVDGAGALQVGDELYAVLSVLDDEPVLRRMLADASTPEASRVGLLESLFGDRVGEGTLEVLRGAVRAHWSQPADLVDAIEILARQATFTGADRDGALDEVEDELFRFGRILDSEPELQTVLGDRSASAERRQELLDTLVADRVRPATRRLLDRAVGAPRGRSLERTIEDLCDQAAARRDRSVARVRSAVPLSDDEQERLIAALARIYRRDVVLQIDVDPSVLGGLLVRVGDDVIDGTILHRIDEVRRDLTG; this is encoded by the coding sequence ATGCACGGCGTCAGTAGGGAGTCGTTGTCCAGCGTCGACCAGACGCTGGACGAGCAGCTGCGCGATGTCGACGGCGCCGGCGCGCTGCAGGTCGGCGACGAGCTCTACGCCGTCCTGAGTGTGCTCGACGACGAGCCGGTGCTGCGCCGGATGCTGGCCGATGCGTCGACGCCCGAGGCGTCCCGGGTCGGCCTGCTGGAATCCCTGTTCGGCGACCGCGTCGGGGAGGGCACCCTCGAGGTCCTGCGAGGTGCAGTCCGCGCGCACTGGTCCCAGCCGGCCGACCTTGTCGACGCGATCGAGATCCTCGCCCGGCAGGCGACCTTCACCGGCGCGGATCGCGATGGCGCGCTCGACGAGGTCGAGGACGAGCTGTTCCGCTTCGGCCGGATCCTGGACTCCGAGCCCGAGTTGCAGACCGTCCTGGGCGACCGGTCGGCGTCGGCCGAACGCCGGCAGGAGCTGCTCGACACGCTGGTCGCCGACCGGGTGCGGCCGGCCACCAGACGGCTGCTCGACCGGGCCGTCGGCGCACCGCGGGGACGCAGCCTCGAGCGGACCATCGAAGACCTCTGTGACCAGGCCGCGGCCCGCCGGGACCGCTCGGTCGCCCGGGTGCGCTCCGCCGTACCGCTCAGCGACGACGAGCAGGAAAGGCTCATCGCGGCCCTCGCGCGGATCTACCGTCGAGATGTGGTCCTGCAGATCGATGTCGACCCGTCGGTGCTCGGCGGGCTGCTCGTGCGGGTCGGCGACGACGTGATCGACGGGACCATCCTGCACCGGATCGACGAGGTGCGCCGTGATCTCACCGGCTGA
- the atpD gene encoding F0F1 ATP synthase subunit beta: MTATAEHAETSQGAATGRAVRVTGPVVDVEFPRDSMPMLNNELLVDLELEGETHTINLEVAQHIGDNMVRAISMQPTDGLVRGAAVSDTGGPITVPVGDQVKGHVFNALGRCLDEPDLKLDGERWSIHRQPPPFDQIEGKTEMLETGIKVIDLLTPYVQGGKIGLFGGAGVGKTVLIKEMITRVARNFGGTSVFGGVGERTREGNDLFLEMSEDGVINDAALVFGQMDEPPGTRLRVGLSALTMAEYFRDVMNQDVLLFIDNIFRFTQAGSEVSTLLGRMPSAVGYQPTLADEMGQLQERITSTRGHSITSMQAVFVPADDYTDPAPATTFAHLDATTTLSRQIFQLGIFPAVDPLTSSSRILDAQYVGQEHYDVAQRVKQILQRNQELQQIIAILGIDELSEEDKIVVGRARRIQRYLSQPFYVAEQFTGIPGVFTSREETVSSFKALCDGEYDDLPEQAFLNCGGIDDVKANAEKLRR; this comes from the coding sequence ATGACGGCAACCGCCGAGCACGCCGAGACTTCGCAGGGCGCCGCGACCGGCCGGGCAGTGCGGGTGACCGGCCCGGTCGTCGACGTGGAGTTCCCCCGCGACTCGATGCCGATGCTCAACAACGAGCTGCTGGTCGACCTCGAGCTCGAAGGGGAGACCCACACCATCAACCTCGAGGTCGCCCAGCACATCGGCGACAACATGGTCCGGGCGATCTCCATGCAGCCCACCGACGGCCTCGTGCGCGGCGCCGCCGTCAGCGACACCGGCGGCCCGATCACCGTGCCGGTCGGCGACCAGGTCAAGGGCCACGTCTTCAACGCGCTGGGTCGCTGCCTCGACGAGCCCGACCTCAAGCTGGACGGCGAGCGCTGGAGCATCCACCGCCAGCCGCCGCCGTTCGACCAGATCGAGGGCAAGACCGAGATGCTGGAGACCGGCATCAAGGTCATCGACCTGCTCACCCCCTACGTGCAGGGCGGCAAGATCGGCCTGTTCGGCGGCGCCGGTGTGGGCAAGACCGTGCTGATCAAGGAGATGATCACCCGGGTCGCGCGCAACTTCGGCGGCACCTCGGTCTTCGGTGGCGTCGGTGAGCGCACCCGTGAGGGCAACGACCTCTTCCTGGAGATGTCCGAGGACGGCGTCATCAACGACGCCGCGCTCGTCTTCGGGCAGATGGACGAGCCGCCGGGCACCCGGCTGCGGGTGGGGCTCTCGGCCCTGACCATGGCCGAGTACTTCCGCGACGTCATGAACCAGGACGTGCTGCTGTTCATCGACAACATCTTCCGGTTCACCCAGGCCGGCTCGGAGGTCTCCACGCTGCTCGGCCGGATGCCGTCCGCGGTGGGATACCAGCCGACCCTCGCCGACGAGATGGGCCAGCTGCAGGAGCGGATCACCTCGACCCGAGGCCACTCGATCACATCGATGCAGGCGGTGTTCGTCCCCGCCGACGACTACACCGACCCCGCGCCGGCTACGACCTTCGCCCACCTCGACGCGACCACGACGCTGTCCCGGCAGATCTTCCAGCTGGGCATCTTCCCGGCGGTCGACCCGCTGACGTCGAGCTCGCGGATCCTCGACGCGCAGTACGTCGGCCAGGAGCACTACGACGTCGCCCAGCGGGTCAAGCAGATCCTGCAACGCAACCAGGAGCTCCAGCAGATCATCGCGATCCTGGGTATCGACGAGCTTTCCGAGGAGGACAAGATCGTCGTCGGCCGGGCCCGGCGCATCCAGCGCTACCTGTCCCAGCCGTTCTACGTCGCCGAGCAGTTCACCGGCATCCCCGGCGTGTTCACCTCGCGCGAGGAGACCGTGTCGTCGTTCAAGGCGCTCTGCGACGGCGAGTACGACGACCTGCCCGAGCAGGCGTTCCTCAACTGCGGCGGTATCGACGACGTGAAGGCCAACGCGGAGAAACTGCGCCGCTAG